In the Leptospira limi genome, one interval contains:
- a CDS encoding hemolysin family protein, with amino-acid sequence MEIIGIFLIFLLVFVNGFFVAAEFAMVSIRPSRLEELVKENRAMSHLTKKAVSKIDDMLSVCQVGITIASLLLGWIGEALFASVVSGFLHMFQIELDLVTIHSISIGVSFTLITLLHVILGELVPKTLAIQNTEAIALGVSAPMWLFYYLFFPVTFVMNRLAGGILTLFRLQRTGDKYVHSAEELMIIIEEQRKQGRIDNAEMQLIQKTFDFSEHTAKDVMTHRLSIIGIPQESTIDKLLPLIAEHSFSRYPVYNQTLDKIVGIVHVQKFLKWQAAHLSAKGKKEKITVIMEKDFVKVPESMSIERVMTKLREKKQHMAIVIDEYGGVSGLLTLEDIIEEFFGEIRDETDTDEVDVTSKNKKTKTITLDGETELSSLTDILEGEEPSDMEEVRTIAGYFMEKNEDMPKEGSIVQIKKGSLKVKKMEGNKIISILFTPKLEEDHDAEMERELSYEDR; translated from the coding sequence ATGGAAATAATCGGCATCTTTCTCATCTTCCTCCTTGTCTTTGTCAATGGTTTCTTCGTCGCTGCAGAGTTTGCGATGGTATCAATCCGCCCCTCTCGTCTAGAGGAGCTTGTCAAAGAAAACCGGGCCATGTCCCATCTCACCAAAAAAGCGGTCTCTAAAATCGATGATATGTTATCGGTTTGCCAAGTAGGGATCACCATCGCCAGTTTACTCCTTGGTTGGATTGGTGAGGCTTTATTTGCGAGTGTTGTCTCTGGATTCCTTCACATGTTCCAAATTGAATTGGATCTGGTGACCATCCACAGTATCTCGATCGGTGTATCCTTCACACTCATCACTCTATTGCATGTCATCTTAGGAGAGTTAGTTCCTAAAACTTTGGCAATCCAGAATACCGAAGCAATTGCACTCGGTGTATCGGCTCCCATGTGGCTTTTTTATTATTTGTTTTTTCCTGTAACTTTTGTCATGAATAGATTGGCAGGTGGGATTCTCACTCTGTTCCGTTTGCAACGAACAGGTGATAAATATGTCCATTCTGCTGAAGAACTCATGATCATCATCGAGGAACAAAGAAAACAAGGTCGAATTGATAATGCAGAAATGCAACTCATCCAGAAAACCTTTGATTTTTCGGAACATACTGCCAAGGATGTAATGACACATCGTCTTTCCATCATTGGAATTCCACAAGAATCAACGATCGACAAACTACTTCCCCTCATTGCCGAACATAGTTTTTCAAGATACCCAGTTTACAACCAAACACTCGATAAAATTGTTGGGATTGTCCACGTTCAAAAATTTTTAAAATGGCAAGCGGCCCATCTGTCGGCCAAAGGCAAAAAAGAAAAAATTACCGTTATCATGGAAAAGGATTTTGTAAAAGTTCCTGAATCCATGTCCATCGAACGAGTGATGACAAAACTCCGTGAGAAAAAACAACATATGGCGATTGTCATTGATGAATACGGTGGAGTTTCCGGCTTACTTACGTTAGAAGATATTATCGAAGAATTTTTTGGTGAAATTCGAGATGAAACTGACACCGATGAAGTGGATGTAACTTCCAAGAATAAAAAAACTAAAACCATCACTCTCGATGGAGAAACCGAACTTTCTAGCTTAACTGATATATTAGAAGGGGAAGAACCATCCGATATGGAAGAGGTTCGAACCATCGCTGGTTACTTTATGGAAAAAAATGAAGATATGCCAAAAGAAGGTAGTATCGTTCAAATCAAAAAAGGTAGCCTCAAGGTGAAAAAAATGGAAGGAAACAAAATCATTTCCATCCTATTCACACCGAAATTAGAAGAAGACCACGATGCCGAAATGGAACGGGAATTATCCTACGAGGATCGGTAA